The DNA window TGGCCTGTATCTTTCCGGCTGCTATGGCCTTCAATATTTCGGCGAGGTCAACGCTGTAGGTATAGCTGGCGGAGGAACTCTGGCCAGCGCTCTGTGAATTTGAGTAAGTGTCTGAATAGCTAGTTCCGTTGGTGTAGCTGGTTTCCCCAGGGTTGTAATTGGCCGAATGGCTCTCGGTATAGGTGTTTGAGGAGGTCGTTGAGGACGAGCTTGCCTGGCTCTGTGATTCACTTGCCGATATCTGGCCCGCGTCGATGGGAAGGAGAACCATCTCCACGTATCCCTGGTTTACGATTTCCTTGTAAGCGTTCTTTGTTCCATTTGTTGCAAAGAACACAACCTTATCACCCGGCTGGAGAAAGCCTCCTGTTATTCTGTCCCTGGGTAGAACAAGGGCAATCTCAACGTACTTGACCGGATAGATCCTGTATTCAAGGAGCTCACGATAGTCCATAATACTCCCGAGTATCGACTTGGCCTCGCTCTTGGAGATGAGTTTCTTGACTCCGTCTTTCTCAAGGATGACATCTGGGGAGGTCACGCTGTCTATCTTGTAGTAATAGTAGTCCCTCCACAGGGAGAGCAGGTAGGGATCTGGGTTCACGGAGTTCACCTGTTCAATCGTCTTGGCGCTCTCAACCTGCTGTTCAAGGTTCTTTAGGCTTGAAATCACCTTCGCTTTTATACTGTCGGGAAGGGGCATGGCTAGAAGTGGCTGGAAGGCCAGCTTTATCTCCTGAATCTTTCTCCGCTTGGTCTGGTT is part of the Thermococcus sp. genome and encodes:
- a CDS encoding DUF515 domain-containing protein; its protein translation is MLNVAEDIEAKIRRLRELGKVSAEAAAPPAKPPTPSPKRPPRRPRSLSTIREKERRKRILIGASILIIIILIVSIGVYAYLQNRTVSELKNARAEKLKEVNSYFSSYKFTNANCTANVTYYKSQVISRILAAKSLSELSSINVKAYFDKAVQAYEQCVAKEKEREYQRELNQTKRRKIQEIKLAFQPLLAMPLPDSIKAKVISSLKNLEQQVESAKTIEQVNSVNPDPYLLSLWRDYYYYKIDSVTSPDVILEKDGVKKLISKSEAKSILGSIMDYRELLEYRIYPVKYVEIALVLPRDRITGGFLQPGDKVVFFATNGTKNAYKEIVNQGYVEMVLLPIDAGQISASESQSQASSSSTTSSNTYTESHSANYNPGETSYTNGTSYSDTYSNSQSAGQSSSASYTYSVDLAEILKAIAAGKIQASDEVKTQLNRYGWKVLNLEESSDMLVLSPDTEFLVIVKVPSIFVPDILSNQESLYVAKVST